One part of the Gossypium raimondii isolate GPD5lz chromosome 1, ASM2569854v1, whole genome shotgun sequence genome encodes these proteins:
- the LOC105785569 gene encoding adagio protein 3 isoform X2 has product MSKGEEVMQSSGKRQRFAKDEVKRQEMEEQQQQEDDEEEEESQLPKKPGLLYYPTTPTSFVVSDALEPDFPIIYVNKVFEVFTGYRADEVLGRNCRFLQYRDQCAQRRHPLVDPFVVSEIRRCLEEGIEFQGELLNFRKDGTPLVNILKLAPIHDDDGIVTHIIGIQVFSEAKLDLNRVSYPVFKETCNQQLDESAQYSHFSNPPFSQHREICGILQLSDEVLAHNILSRLTPRDVASIGSVCRRIRQLTKNEHVRKMVCQNAWGREVTGTLEMMTKKLGWGRLARELTTLEAVCWRKLTVGGAVEPSRCNFSACAAGNRLVLFGGEGVNMQPMDDTFVLNLDAANPVWQRVSVESSPPGRWGHTLSCLNGSWLVVFGGCGRQGLLNDVFVLDLDAKQPTWKEVSGGAPPLPRSWHSSCTIDGSKLVVSGGCTDAGVLLSDTYLLDLTTDKPTWKEIPTSWAPPSRLGHSLSVYGRTKILMFGGLAKSGNLRLRSGEAYTIDLEDEEPQWRQLDCSAFTSVGSQNAVGCTLLLSCFSWILRRRNHHGGH; this is encoded by the exons atgtctAAAGGAGAAGAAGTGATGCAAAGCAGTGGAAAACGGCAACGATTTGCAAAAGATGAAGTAAAACGACAAGAAATGGAGgaacaacaacaacaagaagatgatgaagaagaagaagagagccAGCTTCCGAAGAAACCAGGACTATTGTATTACCCTACAACTCCGACTTCTTTCGTTGTTTCCGATGCTTTGGAGCCCGATTTCCCTATTATTTATGTCAACAAAGTCTTCGAGGTTTTCACCGGTTACCGAGCCGACGAAGTCCTTGGTAGGAACTG TCGGTTTTTACAGTATAGAGATCAATGTGCTCAAAGACGGCACCCTTTGGTAGATCCTTTTGTTGTTTCTGAGATCCGGAGATGTCTTGAGGAAGGTATTGAATTCCAAGGTGAGCTTCTGAATTTCAGGAAGGATGGCACTCCATTGGTGAACATATTGAAACTTGCACCTATACATGATGATGATGGAATAGTCACACACATTATTGGTATTCAAGTGTTTTCTGAAGCAAAACTAGATCTGAATCGTGTATCATATCCGGTTTTCAAAGAGACTTGTAATCAGCAGTTGGATGAGTCTGCTCAATACTCTCATTTCAGCAATCCACCATTCAGTCAGCATCGAGAAATATGTGGGATACTCCAGCTCTCTGATGAAGTTTTGGCTCATAACATTTTATCTCGGTTAACACCGAGAGATGTCGCTTCTATTGGATCTGTCTGTAGAAGGATACGACAATTAACAAAAAATGAGCATGTGAGAAAGATGGTATGTCAAAATGCCTGGGGAAGAGAGGTCACTGGTACACTGGAAATGATGACAAAAAAGCTGGGATGGGGACGTCTTGCCAGAGAGCTGACCACTCTTGAGGCAGTTTGTTGGAGGAAACTGACTGTAGGTGGTGCTGTGGAGCCTTCACGTTGCAACTTCAGTGCATGTGCAGCAGGGAACCGTCTAGTCCTTTTCGGAGGCGAGGGAGTCAATATGCAGCCTATGGATGACACGTTTGTTCTCAACCTTGATGCTGCAAATCCAGTGTGGCAGCGTGTAAGTGTGGAATCATCCCCTCCAGGGCGTTGGGGCCATACTCTTTCATGCCTAAATGGTTCCTGGTTGGTGGTCTTTGGAGGATGTGGAAGACAAGGATTGCTCAATGACGTCTTTGTCCTTGACTTGGATGCCAAACAACCTACATGGAAAGAAGTTTCTGGTGGTGCTCCCCCTCTCCCTAGATCTTGGCATAGCTCTTGCACAATAGACGGTTCTAAGTTGGTTGTGTCTGGTGGGTGCACAGATGCGGGGGTGCTTCTCAGTGACACGTATCTTTTGGATCTTACTACAGACAAGCCAACATGGAAAGAGATTCCGACATCATGGGCACCCCCATCAAGGTTGGGCCATTCGCTTTCAGTTTATGGGCGTACTAAAATTCTTATGTTTGGGGGGCTTGCAAAGAGCGGGAACTTGCGATTGCGATCAGGTGAAGCCTACACCATTGATTTGGAGGACGAAGAACCACAGTGGCGGCAACTGGACTGTAGTGCCTTCACCAGTGTTGGTAGCCAAAATGCTGTG GGTTGCACTCTCCTTCTCAGCTGTTTCTCCTGGATCCTTCGGAGGAGAAACCATCATGGAGGACACTGA
- the LOC105785569 gene encoding adagio protein 3 isoform X1 produces MSKGEEVMQSSGKRQRFAKDEVKRQEMEEQQQQEDDEEEEESQLPKKPGLLYYPTTPTSFVVSDALEPDFPIIYVNKVFEVFTGYRADEVLGRNCRFLQYRDQCAQRRHPLVDPFVVSEIRRCLEEGIEFQGELLNFRKDGTPLVNILKLAPIHDDDGIVTHIIGIQVFSEAKLDLNRVSYPVFKETCNQQLDESAQYSHFSNPPFSQHREICGILQLSDEVLAHNILSRLTPRDVASIGSVCRRIRQLTKNEHVRKMVCQNAWGREVTGTLEMMTKKLGWGRLARELTTLEAVCWRKLTVGGAVEPSRCNFSACAAGNRLVLFGGEGVNMQPMDDTFVLNLDAANPVWQRVSVESSPPGRWGHTLSCLNGSWLVVFGGCGRQGLLNDVFVLDLDAKQPTWKEVSGGAPPLPRSWHSSCTIDGSKLVVSGGCTDAGVLLSDTYLLDLTTDKPTWKEIPTSWAPPSRLGHSLSVYGRTKILMFGGLAKSGNLRLRSGEAYTIDLEDEEPQWRQLDCSAFTSVGSQNAVVPPPRLDHVAVSMPCGRIIIFGGSIAGLHSPSQLFLLDPSEEKPSWRTLNVPGQPPKFAWGHSTCVVGGTRVLVLGGHTGEEWILNELHELCLASRQDSDSS; encoded by the exons atgtctAAAGGAGAAGAAGTGATGCAAAGCAGTGGAAAACGGCAACGATTTGCAAAAGATGAAGTAAAACGACAAGAAATGGAGgaacaacaacaacaagaagatgatgaagaagaagaagagagccAGCTTCCGAAGAAACCAGGACTATTGTATTACCCTACAACTCCGACTTCTTTCGTTGTTTCCGATGCTTTGGAGCCCGATTTCCCTATTATTTATGTCAACAAAGTCTTCGAGGTTTTCACCGGTTACCGAGCCGACGAAGTCCTTGGTAGGAACTG TCGGTTTTTACAGTATAGAGATCAATGTGCTCAAAGACGGCACCCTTTGGTAGATCCTTTTGTTGTTTCTGAGATCCGGAGATGTCTTGAGGAAGGTATTGAATTCCAAGGTGAGCTTCTGAATTTCAGGAAGGATGGCACTCCATTGGTGAACATATTGAAACTTGCACCTATACATGATGATGATGGAATAGTCACACACATTATTGGTATTCAAGTGTTTTCTGAAGCAAAACTAGATCTGAATCGTGTATCATATCCGGTTTTCAAAGAGACTTGTAATCAGCAGTTGGATGAGTCTGCTCAATACTCTCATTTCAGCAATCCACCATTCAGTCAGCATCGAGAAATATGTGGGATACTCCAGCTCTCTGATGAAGTTTTGGCTCATAACATTTTATCTCGGTTAACACCGAGAGATGTCGCTTCTATTGGATCTGTCTGTAGAAGGATACGACAATTAACAAAAAATGAGCATGTGAGAAAGATGGTATGTCAAAATGCCTGGGGAAGAGAGGTCACTGGTACACTGGAAATGATGACAAAAAAGCTGGGATGGGGACGTCTTGCCAGAGAGCTGACCACTCTTGAGGCAGTTTGTTGGAGGAAACTGACTGTAGGTGGTGCTGTGGAGCCTTCACGTTGCAACTTCAGTGCATGTGCAGCAGGGAACCGTCTAGTCCTTTTCGGAGGCGAGGGAGTCAATATGCAGCCTATGGATGACACGTTTGTTCTCAACCTTGATGCTGCAAATCCAGTGTGGCAGCGTGTAAGTGTGGAATCATCCCCTCCAGGGCGTTGGGGCCATACTCTTTCATGCCTAAATGGTTCCTGGTTGGTGGTCTTTGGAGGATGTGGAAGACAAGGATTGCTCAATGACGTCTTTGTCCTTGACTTGGATGCCAAACAACCTACATGGAAAGAAGTTTCTGGTGGTGCTCCCCCTCTCCCTAGATCTTGGCATAGCTCTTGCACAATAGACGGTTCTAAGTTGGTTGTGTCTGGTGGGTGCACAGATGCGGGGGTGCTTCTCAGTGACACGTATCTTTTGGATCTTACTACAGACAAGCCAACATGGAAAGAGATTCCGACATCATGGGCACCCCCATCAAGGTTGGGCCATTCGCTTTCAGTTTATGGGCGTACTAAAATTCTTATGTTTGGGGGGCTTGCAAAGAGCGGGAACTTGCGATTGCGATCAGGTGAAGCCTACACCATTGATTTGGAGGACGAAGAACCACAGTGGCGGCAACTGGACTGTAGTGCCTTCACCAGTGTTGGTAGCCAAAATGCTGTGGTACCTCCTCCTAGACTGGATCATGTTGCGGTAAGCATGCCTTGTGGGAGGATAATTATATTTGGTGGTTCAATTGCAGGGTTGCACTCTCCTTCTCAGCTGTTTCTCCTGGATCCTTCGGAGGAGAAACCATCATGGAGGACACTGAATGTTCCTGGGCAACCACCAAAATTTGCTTGGGGACATAGTACATGTGTGGTTGGAGGGACCAGGGTGTTGGTGTTGGGCGGACACACGGGGGAGGAGTGGATACTCAATGAGTTGCATGAGTTGTGTTTAGCAAGCAGGCAGGACTCGGACTCAAGCTGA